Below is a window of Gossypium hirsutum isolate 1008001.06 chromosome A12, Gossypium_hirsutum_v2.1, whole genome shotgun sequence DNA.
TGGTCATTGGGAaagtataattaattaataataaatgttatgtaatttagtaggtcaaaatgtatgagaaattatCTCTCGTGTAGACAAGATTaatgaaataacatataattacatttaaaaataaaatatatgtcaaaaaataaaaataatattaccgtataaaaataaattttaaaacttaaatagtgtaattgattttaaatataattattcacgTAATTACTTAAATTCTCATCCTTCCTTAAGAATTGAAAATTGTTATCAGAACACTTCAACtacattcaatttaataataCCCACTAATTACAATAATTACCCAAATATATTgcacatatataattataaacaactacaccaaaaatttaatttttaggctacttttcaaaatatttaaaagtttttattttgttctCATTTTTTATGATCATTTCAGAATAGCTTAAATTTATCCTACACAATAAAACAAAAGGAAATCATAAAATCAATTATTTTTCCAAAAGAtgttatatataatcaaatttcttcaatttcttttagatcggtgaattttgaaaatttccaatAATCCCATGTAGCATTTTATGTATTTTAAGTGTTCATGCTTTCATCTATACATAAAACCAAGCTCTCAATTGCTTTCTCTAACTTTTGAGTGTTTCTTTCATTAAAGAAATACTATAAGAAAGTCTATAGTAGAAATTTTGTGttatatcttatgtatatatacatataaaataaaaaaaagaaaaagaaataaagaagtaagagaaaatagttaaattaatgGGAGTCGAGATCTAGATTCAAGCTTAACTAAATAAGCGGAATTTGGCACTTCTAAGTGTCCGGTCCTAAGTCAGACTTATTAGCTAATAATCTTTTTTCTTGTCTCTTCTCAGATCTTGAGGGAATTCAATGATTAAAAATCTATGTTAAACTCAAACACCTATGATAGTTGATGTACTCCTACATAAAAAAACAAAcctattttaagaaataaattttataaaaacttagattgaaaaataattaaaaattttccactaacaaagtaaaaaaaacttACAAAGTTTATCATGTATGTTTATCATATGCTTCAGAAAATCGACCTAATTTAGCTACAAATTGTAGTAGAAATTATCGTAAAGAGTGAGTTTCATAGTACTTCCATGGTAATGAACCATCTAAAGCATCTAAGCATGCACAAAAAGGATGCCCACTAaagtttctattatttcataGCTTAGATTTCAATAGAATTAATCTCTACAATattaaattaagtaattaattcaCAAAGTCATGCAATTGTATATGCTTAACTTTAGGAACATTGAGCTGTACTGTTTGAAGTCATGATGCCCACTATATTATAATATTCCATTATACATGAAGATATCCCTATAATTTCTACTTAATATTATGAGATGAATGATGGATATGTTGTTTAGGCTTTGAAAAACTATGGCCTGAAAGTGGAAGAAAATTGCTTGTAAGGCCATAGTGGATCCCAAAACCCACCCTATGTATGCAACCATTtcctataaaagcttacttcacCACCAACATAAGGCAAAACCAATGAACAAACACTAAAGACAGAGCAAGTTTTAGATCAATTGGTTTGAaaacaacaataacaataacataaAAAAGATGCTGATCTTCATTGCTGAAATTAAGGTTTTACAATGAATCTAATTAAGATACTATATTTTACTTACTTTGAACATAAACAAGGGAATTGCATAACATCATCCTAAAATGATAAATCACCACACAACAATCATTAAAAGAGTCcacaataaaaatcccaaataaatattttattaaaaaaaccttGTTCATACCATAGTACTTACCATATAGAAAGTCAGCAATAACATAGTGCATGCCTCTAAATTTTATTGTTGTAGCCTTCCCATGGTTTGCCAAAGGGCAGAAACCCAGTGATCTGATGCTGTCAAATTATATCATTTGTTATAATTAGGTTTGGTTCTAGAATTAGCAGCTGACAAACAGAAGATCAAAGGAACTATGTTATAAAGGAACTTAGTACTTGCCTCTTGGTTAATTCCAGAGTTTTGTAGACAATTGAACATGGAATTGGGGTTCCATTTGTTAATAATTGCTAAAGATTCATCAATCATATCACCACCAGCAACCTGTTGCAAAGAAGGGTTGATCTTCTTGTTGTGGTGGTGGTGTTGGATACTAGATTCTTCACCTGTCTGAAAAGAACACCATGAACTGAGTTTGTTCTCATCAGTACTACCACATAGCTTTTGATTCCACATGTTCTTTGCTTTGGTTCTTGCCTTTGCCCTTGCTCTTGCCTTTTCCCTTAAATCCCTTGCAAGAGGGTGGAACTGGAAAGTGGTTTTTTTAACCCTTTTCTCTGTAGGTTTCCCTTTAGAGATGGTACCTTCTAAAGCAGACACCACTTCACCCtcggaagtcgaagatggactcTTTGCAACAGCCGCCGCTGCCGCTGCTGCAACGCTGTTGTTATTATTATGGGAAACACGGGTTCTGGCTAGCTTCATGATTTCGTGCCTCGCCTGTATGAGCAACCATTCCACGGTCCTACTAGCTTTGTCGTAGCCTAACATGTCTTGCAAACCAAAGAACTCACGAGCTACATCGAGGGACAACCTCATCCTCCGGTCTCTTGGTCCATTCGCCGTGTTGATCTTGCTGTGTCGGTCTCTCTTAGAAGACGACCGCTTTTGCTGCTTTACTTCAGCGTCGGTATTATGATTGTTGCTCTTCTTCTTGGTGCAGTCCACGGCTGAAGTTGCAGGCACGTTAACGATGGTGCCCGAAACCGAATCAGCCATTAATGGCTGTTGGTATTGTTCGTGATGAAACAATAGATCATGATGTTGGTGAAGGAAAGCATCATGGTCTTGGTCTTGAAACACTTGTTCAAGCTCACATTGACTATAATACGGAGAGGGGAAATTGAAGAAACCAAAAGAAGGATCTTCCTGTTTAGAATCCGTAACGAAATGAAAGAACGAATGGTCATTAATTGGTTCTTCACTGCTGCCATTGCTGTTTGAAGGATACATTTGAAaaggccaaaaaaaaaaaaaaaagaagctttgAAATTGCGCCGCTAGAAACAACCCTATTAGAAACTAGATTTGAGAATACGACACATGCACCATTAAGGATAGTctaattatggttttattttctgcaAATGAAGACTCAGTGTTTTGTGAGAGAAATCAAAGTACTCAATATCTTCAATCCCCATGCTTGTTTTGATTTCTTCTTTTGTTGTTTTCTCACTCAGTTTATAGAGATAGTTAACTAAGCATGTGGATCAAAAATCTGAGtgttcatttttgggcgatagaAACTAgaaagagagagagggagagagaagGGGTGTGTATTTACCCTTCACAAGCAAAGGACAACTACAGCATGAGAAAGACAGCAGAGATGATGTACTCTCTACGGCTGTAGTAGCAGAGTTGTCTCTGTTGCAATAGATATATAGAGAGAGAATATGAGGGAATTGAATTTCAATTCTGAGGAGGCTCAAGCACCTCAAAGATGGGAATTTATTGCAGACAAAATACCCCTCAATCCCCATctctttcttaatttttttcgTTAAATTTAGAGTACAAACAAGtgagatttgtattgaaatgATTGAAGAATGAACCGGTATAGacaattattattatcatcatcattaaaTTTAGAGTTTGAATCAGTAATGATAGATTAAACTCGTCTGTTAGattgattgaattaaaatttgtCTTAAGTATCAGTCTAAAGAATAGTATCTAATCAATTCAACAATGAATCAGTAAGAACCGACAAAAAAATTTGTTGACCAAGAAatcaaaccaaaatattttattttttaataaaaccaGAATAAACTATACATTTACATAAATTGGGGCTCAAACCCGAGATCCCAAAGTTCCTAAAGCCTCAAGCCTCATTAATCCATGGCCTTATTGATTACTATTTTTCTAATTGGCATCGTCATGATCAATGTTTTGAAAATTGGATCGATGGTCGAACTAGTTAGACCACCGTTTTGACTGTcaattcaacaaaaattaaaagtattttaaaactaaattaagtACTTAGATCAACCACAGTTTTTTGTCTCGGTTTTCGATTTTTTACTATTTCGCAAATGACTTAATCTATATATGATTTTATGTCATTAGTCGAATTGATTGAACCATCATTTTTTGATTCAATCAATTCAACTGACCAATCCAATTTAATTCTGCCGTCATTAGTTGTGATTGTGGTCCCTTAAAAGATTGTGAGTTTACCAATAAATTGTTGGAACAAGTGGGGAGTAGACTTTTTCCCAACAGGGATGAAGACAAATGGGTAGAGCTGTGACCTTGCCCCCTCTCAAATAGTAGATTTGCCATTGAGTCccttaattttttatgaaattacttgatagtataatagtaaaattacactttgacctcaAATAATTTGTGATTCATCTCTATTCTCTATAAAGCGATTTTGTTTGGCTTCATTTGTTCCGGAAGTACTTGCACCAAATTCGAATTCTCAGATTTTATCAAAATACCACTTCGatccaaataaatttaaatttaacttgtaAAACAGTTTTAAGACACTTGTGATTATACAGAAAAGAATGGCATAATTAGGGTTACCTAATACTCCTGCATTTAATCAGAAATGGtgttaaagaaaaaaagagggcATTCGCATATCTTTCAAACATTTGAAGTGGGACAGTGTGCGAATAAAAACAGTGAGGTCGTGGGATGTGAGTAGATAGGGAACACTTAGTGTTGTGCCACCTTCACGTGGTAACAGGTACGTGATTTTGACAGTGAACTCATTTTTATGTTTCTTTCACTTTCTCCTCTTTTTGATTTCTTCTTCAAAATATCAACCTAGTTAGTGAAAATTACTTAAACCCCCCCCTCCCCACACAAACTGTTTAGTAACTTCTGTTTTTCCCGCCTAGGTTATTGGGCTTCATCTTCACTTCTGCTTTGTCCTAACTTGTTATGGCAAGAgacatgataaaataaatatgcaagtagaaaaaattattcaaaaattgtaaatatttgaggggtcaaacaataaattttattattttattagctataatcttataaaatttaaaatatcaagaagtAATTTGTGGAGGCGAAGAAGAATTAAAATTTGTTCCTATTTTTAGTGTTgtcattatttaaaattattaatgaacgGTTCGTTACATTatttagaagagaaattaaatttaagtattgaaaataatattgttaaaaataataggttggttataaaaaaaaaagcctaaattTATATACTTTCAACTGGACCAAGGCTGAATAGACCTTTATCACCTAAGACCATTAGGCACGCCTTTTTCATAAGAGTGACTCTTATAGATAAATGATAGCTCCAAAGTTTGACCATACACCGTTAACAAGAGGAAGTATAAAAGATACAAGTTCATAATACCcttttttttctgttctttttttttctcagggtaagtttagaatatttaaaattaaggAATACCAGTAAAATACAGGATGAAGCCAGAAAAATTTTTAGAgactgaaattaaattataattttatatgatagtaaaaatgtaattttaaaagatcaaatcaaaatttttttattttaaagagttaaagtataattttatttttactaatctAAAATTTAATGGACTATTGCCAACCCCTTAAATTTGCctctagttatatatatataaatgatgttTTAGTTGATGGTATATAATGTTTTAGGTTTGAGTTTGTTTACGTGCagattttttattatagatttgatataaaaatgtaataatataaaaaatattattattataatatttattatgttataaaaagaatgtgttttttttaatatttttcaatcaaataattatttgatttgtaatagccctaatttgaccctagtcagaaagtggtttcgggaccacaaaaccgagtcgtaaaaataattaaccgtcatattcgatgcttattatatgtgaatgtgcatgtgtgaaagtttcatactgtaattttgttaattgtatgtgaaattattaaataggacttatgtgagaaaattttgaaatgtgatagataaatttataagtggtttattaatgcatgttttaaagagtttggacttgcatgtcaaatgtccctttttgtttatagtggccggccatgttgatGTTTATgacaatatatatgtattatttattagttttaatgCAACTAAAtggctttataatttttataatattaatgaataaagaaataagtaaaaatttgggtaaagaaaacaaagctttatctttgtcttcttggccgaattgaaagaaggaaatggggcaaaaacattcggtcacttgaagcttgaagaaggttagtaaattatgttagtttttgaaattttaagcttagtttaagttaATTAACTAGTTTCAtatttagcccatttgaaaactttgaaatttggatgttggtttgagctttcggttgtggttgtcaagggaggagataagattttgtttgtcttgaaCAATCGTTtggtatataaatgttaaatgggAGCAAATGCCGTTTGggtgattgaaataaataattagaggtttaattatcaaaaggttcggctatgtatatgatttttaaggtataattttgaataatataagtaatgttatgcataggtttcggcttgatattatctttataagtataattaattcattttgataatAAAGTATGAGGTgatatgtaatagcccgattttaggcttagtcggaacagtggtttcgggaccacaaatccgacgaaaaaaaaatgtaatggcttgaattttcagaggtgtcggaacggtgattcgagatcactaaattcgacaaatgggtagaaaatattattaatttagtaagtataagttaaatatgaagttaggaaaatttttgaaatagtgaatagtgcactagaaataaatattaaaataattagaatcgaaatgaggtatcaagacctcggggattttaaactgagccataaatatttttataaatatttatggagtgttaaaaagttagtattaaagtttcgttaagaaattttaaagttccgataattaattgaacaaaaaggactaaattgtaacaaatgcaaaattttgggaaatgattaaatagcttaaatgataaaaggaagagggcttaaaaggcaaatagacccaaggtctatttgggctggacggcagaggcatgaaatcagcaagaaagtaaggagaattaagggcaaaattggaaaattgcaaaatttgcttaataaagttaggacccaagtggaattatctagatttctcttcatttttctgaattctcatcagctaaaacaccatggaagggcttcttcaagctggttcttcatatttttattacaagtaagttcaattcttgactatttcttgaaatttttgtatttttatgacttttacaactaggcccacttgttaaatccattagtttttgattttatgaaagaagttgaaagttgatatgaatatgttctggaagtatatgatgatttagcatgaaattagagctttaaattgttcatatgctgattttattgaaagaattgaatagaaagtgaatgtttgggacctaatagtaaaagagtttgaagatagagttatatgtggaaattctgaatttcaatagttgtgtaacaacttataatgtctagtaaagtactaattgagaaaattagattaattgaggggttaattgagaaaggaccgaattgtataaactgtgaaatttggggcaaaatggaaatcaacattttgcactaaagcagttttggacagcagcagtagtgtaactttgaaaaatcaccaaaaattgtagagattgaattataggatgaataaaatatgaaactaaagcttattgagtctagtttcttataaaagaaatgatgtgagcaatggaattgtaaatcatgagatataatagattttgtgagacaaggtcagaatgaattcgggttcccctgttctgactttggaaaatcattaaaaattgtacaaaaatgattatgagttatagtttatatggttagaatccttaatgagtctatttttagaagaaacaagctaaaacatcatccgaattctgtacaatgagataattaatttttagtgaagagtggtcggaactgtcagacagcgaaacaggggaaaatttaaagaataaactgtactatttggctgaaccaaaaattatgaaaattttatggtatgaagatatgtgagtctagtttcaggcaaaattaacggatcttaatttggagctctgtagctccggataaaaataatttagtgactctgactcggataaacagctttgaatatacatgttagtgaatattgaaattatggttaatgttgtttaagtgtgttatacacattaaggatgtggaatggagaggaggaggaggaaaattgggaaatatatgaatgattcgtgtataaatggtcatatgtttgattataactcataaacgatgaaatatgaatgatgcttatttttgtgcattattggtcatggtttaagctcatgtgtgaaaataaagtttcatagtatgtgtgtatggtatattcagtatatgatttggcatgaaataataccatgaatggtttatgaattaacacatgttggtaagcctgatatatgaataaatgatcaaattgagcggaacgccggatttgagtacttctgatcaaatgacaaagtgataagtggtagctttagctacacttatctgatcaagtgacaagtggaaagtgataagtaatagcttcggctatacttatctgatcaagtgacaaagtgataagtgatagcttcggctacacttatctgatcaagtgacaagtgaaaagtgataagtgatagcttcggctatacttatctgatcaagagacaaagtgataagtgatagctttagctacacttatctgatcaagacaaagtgataagtggctacacttatctgatcaagaaacaaagtgataagtggctacacttatctgatcaagaaacaaagtgataggtggctacacttatctgatcagggacaagtgataagtgatcatacgtaagaccatagttatactatggcaaagtgaaagtgaagtactcaattttccgtgaccgttccctaatttgattaaggatggtaagtgacaaatgggcccaaaagaattaaagtaaatggataagtggtagtgtatttatatcaggacgatgttgttattcaaactaaggtgatattttcattgctaaattgagaatttcataaatgtgttattgaatggtataatcaataaacattgagttaaatggtaaatacgtattagttttgaatttgatgtcattgaattgtacgtgaattaaatggaaattgctagtgatatgatttaaattatgagcatgagaaattgcgaattgaatgaaatggaaatgaagcattaaattgcatgagtat
It encodes the following:
- the LOC107930988 gene encoding transcription factor TCP18 — protein: MYPSNSNGSSEEPINDHSFFHFVTDSKQEDPSFGFFNFPSPYYSQCELEQVFQDQDHDAFLHQHHDLLFHHEQYQQPLMADSVSGTIVNVPATSAVDCTKKKSNNHNTDAEVKQQKRSSSKRDRHSKINTANGPRDRRMRLSLDVAREFFGLQDMLGYDKASRTVEWLLIQARHEIMKLARTRVSHNNNNSVAAAAAAAVAKSPSSTSEGEVVSALEGTISKGKPTEKRVKKTTFQFHPLARDLREKARARAKARTKAKNMWNQKLCGSTDENKLSSWCSFQTGEESSIQHHHHNKKINPSLQQVAGGDMIDESLAIINKWNPNSMFNCLQNSGINQEHQITGFLPFGKPWEGYNNKI